The genomic stretch CCTGGTTTTTCTGGGACCAGAGTCCTGTCTTGTTAGTTTTCTCTGTCTGGATTTTGAGTTTCATGTGGTTTACATCTCTAATTTAGGTTCAATCTTTACAATTTGGTTCTTCCTCGTGTTACCTTCATGTCGCTTGAAATGCTATGAACTGCGAAGTAGCATTTCAATCTTGAGATCTTAATTTACTGTCATTTtcgtaaaagaaataaaaaatttctcctGATTTATTGGGATCTATTTGGTGTTTATAACGACTTTTGAAAaattctctcattttcttttttatttttatggtcaGTGTAAGAAGgatactgtattttttttttatctatcagtaATAGTAACCCTTCTGTCTGAACGAATTTACTTATTTGATTCTAGATCAGTAATTTGGGATCTTGTATTCGTTCCATCTGGTTGCTTCTTTGTTCAAtgattgacatgtatttttgcTTCTGGGTGCAGGATTCACCTGTTTTTAGCTATATCAATAGCCTTTCTCCTATCAAGCCAGTGAAGTCCATAAACATCGCCCATACATTCCACTCGCTTAGCTTTGCATCCCTTCCGTCCGTCTTTACTTCGCCCCATGTCAACTCTCACAAGGAAACTAGGTTCCTTAAGAGGTAAATGACTTGCTTTCTTGACCATCCTCATCGGTCTGGACTACAATAAAAGCATATTTACTTTTGTTCAACTTCACTCTTCTGTTTTCAGGCATAACTACGCTGATCTCTCAAAACCAGAGTTTTCTTCTGAAAATGGGAATGAGGCTTGTAATGATGAAAGGGTAGCTGTGGATGCGGCTCAGCTTTATGATAATTCGTCTGAGCTACAGGAGAGTTTTGATCCTGGGGTGTCCATTAGAGAGGCTTCAGTTGAACCTCCTGGTGAACATTTGAAGCTCGCAATTGAACTGCCACGGACGTTAAACTATGATTGTGGTACCCCTGATAGTGACCAAACACCTCGTTGTGGTACTCAGACAGATACTGTGTCCAAATCTGATGGCACAATAGCGTCACTTGTTCCATTTACTGATGTGGCTTCTCATAAAGATTCCTCTGAAGGTCAAGTGCATTTAGCAGGGTTATACAAGATTGAGAGTAAAAAAGAGGCTACAGAATGTGACTGGGAGAATTTTATATCAGATTCTGCTGATCTGTTAATTTTCAATTCTCCCATTGATGCAGAGGGTTTTAAGGAGCTTTTTCAGAAGTCACCAAACCCTGTTGTAGGATTTTGCACCTCTTTTAGTGAGGTGCAAAAAATGCAAACAGTCAATCCTATTGGTCCTGGTGAACAAAATGAGAAGGAAGACCCCTTCACTCAACCTGGGGAAACCATTGAGCTGACGCAAATGGACCCAACACAGGACAATCTTGCTGCTAATAAGGATCCAAATAAATACATAATCAGCAATCCTTCTAAGGTAAAAAGATGCAGCTCATATCTGTTGCCGAGATCTGCTGCATGATTTGCATCGTTCTAGTTGATGAAatagttttgatttatttgttttacacTTAATTGTTAGTTGTGTCATGCGAGCGTGAACTCCCTTCTACTTACTAGTAATTGTTCGTGTTGATATACCCAGCAGGAAAAGAATCAAACTCTTATAAACATCTTGAAAGTGAGCACAGCAACCTTTTGTGCTTGCAACTCTCAGGGAAGCTAGGCAGGTGTAAAACAAATGGGTCATGCTGCACCAAGCACGGGCAGCCTGTCAGCTACTATTCCAACCACAACACTACTGTGGAACCTAAAAAGCATCTCCTGTTTTCTACCTTTAAACTTGTACTAAAAAAGGCCTTCCCAACCCatattcaattttatgtttACATGTTCCACTAATCAAAATTTTGtggaacataaaatataaccaTGCAGGATATAGAATTGGCAAACCAAAATTTTGTGCCATTAATCAATCTGCAATGGATAAACTTGTACCAAGATTTGATTTGTATTTCTTATGGTGGCATGATTTCCTTAATATGCAGCATCAATTCCGTTGCATTTTCAATTCCTAAATATAAGCACTCTGTTCAAAGTTTTCATGCTCTTTAAGATTGACCCCCTTGTAATTTTGaagatttgtattttacttgaccaaaattgttttcttcttgttctccAATTCATAACTTTTGAGGAACGCAATGACTTTTCTGACAACAGTCCAATTATTTTATGATCCTGTAGGCTGTTTCTAATTTGCATCGTGGCATGCGAAGGCGCTGTCTTGACTTTGAAATGGTAGGAGCCCGTAGGAAGAACATAGAAGACGGTTCAAGCTCTAGTTCAGTGGGGGTGCAGTCAGATGAGaaaattacttacaaaaatacACAATTGGTGCCTTTTAAGCCCAGCAGTGATTCTTCAAGATGCATTTTACCTGGAATTGGTCTGCACCTAAATGCTTTGGCAATAAATTCCAGGGatagtaaaaaaatcaagcatgaaaCCTTCTCTTCCTCCATTACTTTGCCGGGTTCTGCTGCCTCCTTTCACTCCCCAACAAGTGGTCAAGAGCTTGATGAATCATTGGCCTTAGCGTCTATGGAAAGAGACATGGATCCCAGTGACAATGTTGTTCCATTTGTGGAAGATTTCAGCCAGACTAGCCCAAAAAAGAAGAGGCATGTTATTTGACAATGTGTTTCCTGTACAGTTATTACCTAATAACTCTTACACTTATTGGCATGTTTATGCATCTCTCACGTTTGAATGTCAtggatattaaattttatttccagGCGTCGGTTGGAAGGAGAAGCCGAGGCCTGCAAGCGTTGCAACTGTAAGAAATCAAAGTGTTTGAAACTGTAAGTAGTTATCTtctgaaatttaattcaatcaGGGATGTTGTTTCCAGCTAGTGacccaaataaatataatcgGATGTGCTATTCAAAAATAGATCTCTGTGCTTTGGTGTCATCACAAGCTATTTTTTATCCCGTTTTGGGCAAGATTTAACAGTTAGACTGCTGTTATATCTCATATGACTTCTCTTATCTATGGAAGTATATGCAGAATTATTTAGGGAAAACGATCTTTATCAATGAAGATCCCTGTCCTCAAGGGCCCTTACCATGAACAGGGTCCTTACATGAACCAGGCTTCAAACTTGGATCTAATAGATCATcttagttttcaatttgattatatcCTCCTCTTGTTTAGTATGCTGGAGGTGAATGCTTAAGTTTTTTCTTCCCTTCCCTTTCCTCCCTCATTTATTTGACTCTTGGCATGTCTATACACATCCTTTATCTGGTATCATAATGATCATATATCAATATGCACACCATGCAGGTACTGTGAATGTTTTGCTGCTGGTGTCTACTGCATAGAGCCATGTGCATGTCAAGATTGCTTCAACAAGCCTATTCATGAAGATACTGTTCTTGCAACTCGCAAACAGATAGAGTCTCGCAACCCACTTGCATTCGCTCCCAAAGTGATTAGGACATCTGAACCTGCACCTGAAATTGGGGTTAGCTCAAATCTGATCTTACCTTTTGCTTAGGCAAAATAgccaaacttttattttaacttgaatGCTTCTTCGATCTAGGATGAGTCCAGCAAAACACCTGCTTCAGCTCGGCATAAAAGGGGATGCAACTGCAAGAAATCAAGTTGCCTAAAGAAATACTGTGAATGCTATCAGGTAGTTTCCTTGGCATATTCTGTGTGCTTTTAAAGTTTAATATAAACTGATTCATCAAATCATGGTTCTCTTGTGAAGGGTGGTGTTGGATGCTCCCTTAACTGCAGATGTGAAGGATGCAAGAATGCATTTGGAAGAAAGGATGGTAAGTTTTACCCAAAAGTTTGCTTTCACACAGATTAGCTACTTAGTACACAGGCAACCTTCCTCTAATCATGTAGTGGCTTTAAATGatccaagaaataaataaactaacttCTTATTTTGGTCTTATTAATTCTAAATAGTTTTGTGCCTTCAATGACTTTCCAAATCTAGGATCTGCTTCAGTGGAAATGGAAGAtgaacaagaagatgaaacagAGGCAAGTGAAAAGAATGGGGTTGATAAAACATTGCAGAAAGCTGAAATCCAGAATAATGATGAGCAGCATCCAAATTCTGCTCTTCCCAAAACACCATTACGGTTTTCCAGGTTTACTTTCTGAACTGTTTACTGCCTTAAaggttgagtttttttattagatcttTAGTGATGTTTTTGAGATTTGATGCCAGACCACTGGTTCAGCTGCCATATTCATCGAAGGGCAAACCGCCAAGATGTTTTCTTGGCGTTGGATCATCTTCTGGATTGTATACTGGCCAAAGATATGGAAAACCAAATATTCTTCGACCTCAATGGAAGTTTGATAAGCAATTCCAAAATGTTCCAGAAGATGAAATTCCTGAGATCCTTCGAGAAAACCACTCTCCAAGCTCTGGCATCAAGACTTCTCCCAACAGCAAGAGGGTCTCTCCTCCACAAAGTAACTTAGGATCATCCCCTGGTCGGAGGAGTGGTCGGAAGTTGATACTACAATCCATACCCTCATTCCCTTCTCTCACTCCCCAGCATTGAAAGGAAATGTTTCCCATAAAAGCTCGGATGAAATTCTTTTAAACCTTTGTAGCGTTGAGAGGCATGTTAGTTTAGTTGTATGTAATTCGAGTTTTTACCGCTCTGCTTGTATAATAAGATGCAATCTAGTAGTCATAAAATCCAACTACTCTTGTATAATATTGTActtctaccttttcttttgttcatcTTCCTCTAACAAGGTTGA from Populus alba chromosome 8, ASM523922v2, whole genome shotgun sequence encodes the following:
- the LOC118056351 gene encoding protein tesmin/TSO1-like CXC 2 is translated as MDTPEKTQITSPLSKFEDSPVFSYINSLSPIKPVKSINIAHTFHSLSFASLPSVFTSPHVNSHKETRFLKRHNYADLSKPEFSSENGNEACNDERVAVDAAQLYDNSSELQESFDPGVSIREASVEPPGEHLKLAIELPRTLNYDCGTPDSDQTPRCGTQTDTVSKSDGTIASLVPFTDVASHKDSSEGQVHLAGLYKIESKKEATECDWENFISDSADLLIFNSPIDAEGFKELFQKSPNPVVGFCTSFSEVQKMQTVNPIGPGEQNEKEDPFTQPGETIELTQMDPTQDNLAANKDPNKYIISNPSKAVSNLHRGMRRRCLDFEMVGARRKNIEDGSSSSSVGVQSDEKITYKNTQLVPFKPSSDSSRCILPGIGLHLNALAINSRDSKKIKHETFSSSITLPGSAASFHSPTSGQELDESLALASMERDMDPSDNVVPFVEDFSQTSPKKKRRRLEGEAEACKRCNCKKSKCLKLYCECFAAGVYCIEPCACQDCFNKPIHEDTVLATRKQIESRNPLAFAPKVIRTSEPAPEIGDESSKTPASARHKRGCNCKKSSCLKKYCECYQGGVGCSLNCRCEGCKNAFGRKDGSASVEMEDEQEDETEASEKNGVDKTLQKAEIQNNDEQHPNSALPKTPLRFSRPLVQLPYSSKGKPPRCFLGVGSSSGLYTGQRYGKPNILRPQWKFDKQFQNVPEDEIPEILRENHSPSSGIKTSPNSKRVSPPQSNLGSSPGRRSGRKLILQSIPSFPSLTPQH